In Bacteroidota bacterium, a single genomic region encodes these proteins:
- a CDS encoding DUF3696 domain-containing protein yields the protein MLKSIKFKSYKSYKDWQELEIKPLTILFGKNSSGKSAVAKLPTLIEESLIGKFEAPILLNNNGVELGADFKDLVYGRIDTEVLEFELNASIPDDYNKKLKDEKLIVKIASNIGINNSPKIIYWKLDNRVFEYNHYNNSHTDQLDEEEYLCNFRGFNLDLILYKNKDGIGDAPKRPKMTLNTSYFGPFREEPKSSYTESQFQETSRFGIKGENAYFYLIKNYQTYEKLLLKKVSNWFEQNFEGWRLNVQKDIQRPIYYFELTKDYPKLNINIRNVGQGMSQVLPLIVRAYYAANKPTLIIMEQPELHLHPGAHGNLAELFADTSKEEYKNYLIETHSKNFILRIRRLIAEGKFDKNDLALYWVDFDEEKNTSSLVKINVDEYGKVDYWPENVFSESLDETIALRTAQKQK from the coding sequence ATGTTAAAATCAATAAAATTTAAGTCATATAAATCATATAAAGATTGGCAAGAGCTTGAAATAAAGCCTCTAACAATTTTGTTTGGAAAAAACAGTTCAGGAAAAAGTGCTGTTGCAAAACTCCCAACATTAATAGAAGAGTCTCTGATTGGAAAATTTGAAGCGCCTATACTGTTGAATAATAATGGTGTAGAATTAGGAGCTGATTTTAAAGATTTAGTTTATGGAAGAATAGATACAGAAGTATTAGAATTTGAATTGAACGCTTCTATACCAGACGACTACAATAAAAAACTTAAAGATGAAAAATTGATTGTAAAAATAGCATCAAATATTGGAATAAATAATTCACCAAAAATAATATATTGGAAATTAGATAACAGAGTTTTTGAATATAATCATTATAATAACTCTCATACTGACCAATTAGACGAAGAAGAATATCTTTGTAATTTTAGAGGTTTTAACTTAGATTTAATATTATACAAAAATAAAGATGGAATTGGAGATGCTCCAAAAAGACCTAAAATGACTCTTAATACATCATATTTTGGACCATTTCGAGAAGAACCAAAATCAAGTTATACTGAGTCTCAGTTTCAAGAAACGAGTCGTTTTGGAATAAAAGGAGAGAATGCTTATTTTTACTTAATCAAAAATTATCAAACTTACGAAAAACTATTACTAAAAAAAGTTAGTAATTGGTTTGAACAAAATTTTGAAGGCTGGAGGCTTAATGTTCAAAAAGATATTCAAAGACCAATTTATTATTTTGAATTAACAAAGGATTATCCAAAATTAAACATTAATATAAGAAATGTTGGACAAGGGATGAGTCAAGTACTTCCACTAATTGTAAGAGCTTATTACGCTGCAAATAAACCAACATTAATTATAATGGAGCAACCGGAATTGCATTTACACCCGGGAGCTCATGGTAACTTAGCTGAATTATTTGCAGATACATCGAAAGAAGAGTATAAAAATTATTTAATTGAAACGCATTCCAAAAACTTTATTTTAAGAATTAGAAGATTAATAGCAGAAGGCAAGTTTGATAAAAATGATTTAGCTCTATATTGGGTTGATTTTGATGAAGAAAAAAATACAAGTTCACTTGTTAAAATAAATGTTGATGAGTATGGAAAAGTTGATTATTGGCCAGAAAATGTTTTTAGCGAATCACTTGATGAAACAATTGCTTTAAGAACCGCTCAAAAACAAAAATAA
- a CDS encoding DUF4293 domain-containing protein, with product MIQRIQTVFLLLSSFAIASLFFIPIVKLMGVGEAYCLDFNGIFNMLNAEKVEINTITVLILLSIIQIISLLSVIVYKNRVMQIRLIVFNILLLIGLIILAYFISFQASKDLGTKVLVYSSAVTYIPVVSIIFYLIAIRSIRKDEKLVKSYDRIR from the coding sequence ATGATACAAAGGATACAGACTGTTTTTTTGTTGCTTTCAAGCTTTGCAATTGCTTCTTTATTTTTCATTCCAATTGTAAAATTGATGGGTGTGGGCGAAGCTTATTGCCTGGATTTTAATGGAATTTTTAATATGTTGAATGCTGAAAAAGTTGAAATTAATACAATTACAGTTTTGATTTTGCTAAGCATAATTCAGATAATCAGCTTGTTGAGTGTTATTGTGTATAAGAACAGAGTTATGCAAATTCGATTGATTGTCTTCAATATTTTGTTGCTGATTGGTCTAATTATTTTGGCTTATTTTATTTCTTTTCAGGCATCAAAAGACTTAGGAACTAAAGTGTTGGTGTATAGCTCAGCAGTAACATATATTCCAGTAGTTTCAATTATCTTTTATTTAATCGCAATCAGGAGTATTAGAAAAGACGAAAAGCTTGTAAAATCTTACGATAGAATCAGATAG
- a CDS encoding ABC transporter ATP-binding protein produces MIVQLDNISKIYQNNNDVPEHKVLNNISLCIEKEDSIAIVGPSGSGKSTLLNIIGTLDKSSAGSTKIFGKAIDEYAENQLAEIRNNKIGFVFQTHHLLPQLNLFENVMLPVLAQKNKNSTNNTEKRAKELLQFVGLENRMKNYPGQLSGGECQRAAVIRALINQPELLLADEPSGSLDQENAEIIGDLLTKINKEQKISLLIVTHSMNLAKKMNKIYTLSQGKLL; encoded by the coding sequence ATGATAGTTCAGCTCGATAATATTAGCAAAATTTATCAAAACAATAATGATGTTCCGGAGCATAAAGTGCTTAACAACATATCTTTATGTATTGAAAAGGAGGATAGCATTGCAATTGTCGGACCTTCCGGATCAGGAAAAAGCACTTTGTTAAATATTATAGGAACGCTCGACAAATCCTCCGCCGGTTCAACTAAAATTTTCGGAAAAGCCATTGATGAATATGCAGAAAATCAACTTGCCGAAATTCGGAACAATAAAATTGGCTTTGTTTTTCAGACGCATCACCTCTTGCCACAGCTCAATTTATTCGAAAATGTTATGCTTCCGGTTTTAGCTCAAAAAAACAAAAATTCTACAAATAATACCGAAAAAAGGGCAAAAGAGTTGTTGCAATTTGTTGGTTTAGAAAACAGGATGAAAAATTATCCCGGGCAACTTTCAGGTGGAGAATGCCAGCGAGCTGCTGTGATTAGAGCTTTGATAAATCAGCCCGAACTTTTGCTTGCAGACGAACCAAGTGGCTCACTCGATCAGGAGAATGCAGAAATTATTGGAGATTTATTGACAAAAATAAACAAGGAACAAAAAATCTCTCTGCTGATTGTTACCCATTCCATGAATTTGGCAAAAAAAATGAACAAAATTTATACACTCTCGCAAGGAAAGTTGCTATGA